GCGCGCCTGGCGTGCTGCATGGCGCGTACAGCATGCTTTTGCAAAACAATGACGGTCAGGTGGAACCTTCGCATTCCATTTCCGCCGGTCTGGACTATCCCGGCGTGGGCCCCGAGCATTCCTGGCTGCACAAGACCGGCCGTGCACAGTACGGCATGGTCAAGGACGGCAACGCCCTGACCGCGTTCCAGCGCCTGTGCCGCGCCGAGGGCATCCTGCCCGCTCTGGAGTCTTCCCATGCGCTGGCATGGGTGTTTGACCATCCGCAGGAATTCAAACCGGGGCAGCAGGTGGTGGTCAATCTTTCAGGCCGGGGAGACAAAGACCTTGGCATCATCAACAAGGCCCTGGGTTTTGCCCAGGGGCAGGGCGAGGTGTAGTCATGAACCTGCTTGAAGAAAAAATTCGTAAGGCCACTGCCGCAGGGCGTCCGGCTCTGATCCCTTTTCTTACCGCCGGTTTCCCCAATCAGACGGACTTTTGGCCCACGCTGATGGAACTGGACGAAAACGGCGCGGACATCATTGAAATTGGCGTGCCTTTTTCCGACCCGGTGGCTGACGGCCCCGTGGTTGAAGAAGCCTCACGCCGCGCCCTGAGCGACGGCGTAAACCTGCGCGGCATCCTGATGGATCTCATACAGCGCAAGGGCCTCATTCAAGCTGGCGTGGTGCTGATGGGCTATCTTAATCCCTTCTTGCAGTACGGCTATGAAAAGCTGGCGCATGACGCGGCCAGGGGAGGCGTTCACGGATTCATCGTGCCGGATCTGCCCCACGAGGAGGCAGAGCCGCTGCGCAACGCCCTGAAAAAAGAGGGCATAGCGCTTATCCCCCTGGTTGGCCCCAACACCAGCGCCGAACGCATGGCCCTGTATGCGGCCGAAGGCGAGGGCTATGTCTATGTGGTCTCGGTTATGGGCATTACCGGCGAGCGCGGCAATGTGGCCCCAAAGGTTGCGGAAACCATGCGCCGGGCGCGCTCTGTCTTCAAACTGCCTCTTGCCCTGGGCTTCGGCCTGCGTGAACCGGCGCAGCTGGAAGATTTGCCAGACGACGCCCGGCCCGATGCCGTGGTTTTTGGCAGCGCCTTGCTCAAACACCTTGACGAAGGCAAGAGCGCCGAAGAGTTCATGGCCCGCTGGAAGTAACACGCGGCTTATGGGTAGAGCGATTACGCTGTGAAAGGCTTTGTGAAGGTGGGAAAAAGGCTTTATGGGGGAGGGACCCTTTTGTACAAGGCTCTCCTCCCCCATGCCCCACCCCCTAAAACTTTTATTGTAGTTGAGTGTATTACGACGAGGTTTCTGATCTGGAGCAGTTGACGACTGGAATAAGTTAGCTGCGCCACGACATGCGAATGGGCAGGCAAAAACCTGCCCATTCGTATGTCACGTATAGAATGC
This DNA window, taken from Desulfovibrio sp. 86, encodes the following:
- the trpA gene encoding tryptophan synthase subunit alpha, yielding MNLLEEKIRKATAAGRPALIPFLTAGFPNQTDFWPTLMELDENGADIIEIGVPFSDPVADGPVVEEASRRALSDGVNLRGILMDLIQRKGLIQAGVVLMGYLNPFLQYGYEKLAHDAARGGVHGFIVPDLPHEEAEPLRNALKKEGIALIPLVGPNTSAERMALYAAEGEGYVYVVSVMGITGERGNVAPKVAETMRRARSVFKLPLALGFGLREPAQLEDLPDDARPDAVVFGSALLKHLDEGKSAEEFMARWK